AAGAAGCTCCCGAACAAGTCCTTCGAGTACGCGGTGGACGAATCCAAGTGCATCGGCTGCGGCTTCTGCGCGGGGATCTGCCCCTGCGGCGTGTGGGAGATGAAGGAGAACGTGTAGGGACCGTTTCATCTGCGGATGAACAAATAAAAAGAGTACCGCGATAAAAGTGAACGAACGCGAAAAAGCCTGTCAGTACAAGACCTGACGGGCTTTTTGTCTCCGGATGCAACCGGTTATCCGTACCTCAAGCAGGAGCCCGCCCCTTTGGTCCTGCCGCGTTCGCCGCCGCGGGAAGGGGCGCAGCAAGAGTTCATTGACAGTTTGCGTATGCGGTGTTATCGTTGAATCGAGGATGGCGGCATTCCTCGATGGAGCGTCAACTGTACCACCATAGGTGAAGGAGGTGTTTTATGCCATATCTGGTTGAGTCACCCCATACGAAGGAAGAGTGCCTGAAGGCGCTCGACGAACAGCTGGCTATGGGGCCGGATGTGCTCAAAAAGTATTACTTCGGCTGCATTGCTGGGGACCATACCGGCTACGTGATTGCTGACGTGAAGACCGAAGGAGAAGCACGCAGACTGGTCCCGAGTTTCCTGCTCAATAAGGCACGGATCGTAGAGATCGGTCAGATCACGCC
The Nitrospirota bacterium genome window above contains:
- a CDS encoding 4Fe-4S binding protein, with translation KKLPNKSFEYAVDESKCIGCGFCAGICPCGVWEMKENV